Proteins from one Mycobacterium sp. SMC-2 genomic window:
- a CDS encoding alpha/beta fold hydrolase translates to MAAVHHRYATVDGHRLFFREAGDPDTPALVLLHGFPTSSYMFRHLLPALADRYHVIAPDHLGFGLSDAPSVQEFDYTFDALTDLTAGLLRALDVARYAMYVQDYGAPIGWRLALRDPSAITAVITQNGNGYDAGFVDSFWKTVRAYQCEQTPDTEAAVRQFLTLDATRWQYVTGVPDETLVDPECWHHDYALISRPGNDLVQLKLLRDYATNAPLYPQLHEYFRASQVPLLAVWGRGDEIFGPAGATAFADDLPNAEIRLLDGGHFLLEPALDEVTELIRGFLAEVDMAA, encoded by the coding sequence ATGGCGGCTGTCCATCATCGATACGCAACCGTCGACGGTCACCGGCTCTTCTTCCGCGAAGCGGGCGACCCGGACACTCCTGCGCTGGTGTTGTTGCACGGGTTTCCGACCAGCTCCTACATGTTCCGGCATCTGCTTCCGGCGCTAGCCGACCGTTACCACGTCATCGCGCCCGATCACCTGGGCTTCGGGCTTTCCGACGCGCCTTCCGTGCAGGAGTTCGACTACACCTTCGACGCACTGACCGACCTCACCGCCGGGTTGCTGCGCGCGCTGGACGTTGCCCGGTATGCGATGTACGTCCAGGACTACGGCGCACCGATCGGCTGGCGGCTCGCGCTACGCGACCCGTCGGCGATCACCGCCGTCATCACTCAGAACGGCAACGGATACGACGCGGGATTCGTCGACAGCTTCTGGAAGACCGTGCGGGCTTATCAATGCGAACAAACCCCTGACACTGAGGCCGCGGTCCGGCAGTTCCTTACGCTGGATGCCACCCGATGGCAATACGTCACCGGCGTTCCCGATGAGACCCTCGTCGATCCCGAATGCTGGCACCACGACTACGCGCTCATATCGCGACCGGGCAACGACCTGGTGCAGCTGAAATTGTTGCGGGACTACGCAACCAATGCGCCGCTCTACCCGCAGCTGCACGAATACTTTCGCGCCAGCCAGGTACCGCTGCTGGCGGTGTGGGGCCGCGGCGACGAGATCTTCGGCCCGGCCGGTGCCACGGCTTTCGCGGATGACCTCCCCAATGCCGAGATCCGATTGCTCGACGGCGGGCACTTCCTGCTGGAGCCCGCACTGGACGAGGTAACCGAGCTGATCCGCGGCTTCCTCGCCGAGGTTGACATGGCCGCCTGA
- a CDS encoding TetR/AcrR family transcriptional regulator, with protein sequence MAHPDVQDEQRLTAKGRATRDRIVEAAAQLIVTEGLSASNMENVRRAASVSGSQLAHYFADKAALIRAVIRRQIGVVLDFHRQPKLGGLASFADFERWIDLNMRYLRRIGFFGTPTYHALAAQLAKSDDPTRETLAAGYWQWIDLLEAAIQRMKDEGVLVANAEPRRLAMVIVAAHQGGGTLAFTYRAEWPHADAVRFAVNYLRTFATDPAERLSRPARRPRRRGEDRHVKDDRPARFTHKGLATRARIVDVAARLMFERGVANTSIEQVRHAAGVGGSQIAHYFRDKRDLTREVVATRRDDVRSFHTQPPLGALDSVVALQAWADACVADIDAVYRVGGCVYGSLAGELIDADDQIHDDLSGGYDQWIELFETGLKAMRRRGDLRPDADPRHLAVSLVVAHQGGAMLTYVTGDAEPLRAAVNAAVDYVRSFATQTRKSRATSARRLRTAGPE encoded by the coding sequence ATGGCCCATCCCGATGTTCAGGACGAACAACGGTTGACCGCCAAGGGGCGCGCCACCAGGGATCGCATCGTCGAGGCGGCCGCCCAGCTGATCGTCACCGAGGGCCTGTCCGCGTCAAATATGGAAAACGTCCGCCGGGCGGCATCGGTCAGCGGTTCCCAGCTCGCCCATTATTTCGCCGACAAAGCCGCCCTGATTCGCGCGGTGATCAGGCGCCAGATCGGCGTGGTTCTCGACTTCCACCGGCAGCCCAAACTCGGAGGTCTCGCGTCATTCGCCGACTTCGAGCGGTGGATCGACCTCAACATGCGATACCTCAGGCGCATCGGATTTTTCGGCACCCCCACCTACCACGCCCTCGCCGCCCAACTGGCGAAGTCCGACGACCCGACGCGTGAAACCCTGGCGGCCGGCTATTGGCAGTGGATCGACCTGCTCGAGGCGGCGATCCAGCGGATGAAAGATGAGGGCGTCTTGGTCGCGAACGCCGAGCCCCGACGGTTGGCGATGGTCATCGTCGCCGCCCACCAGGGTGGTGGCACCCTGGCCTTCACCTACCGGGCGGAATGGCCGCATGCCGACGCCGTTCGTTTCGCGGTCAACTACCTGCGCACCTTCGCCACCGATCCGGCCGAGAGGCTCTCCAGACCTGCGCGGCGTCCCCGGAGGCGCGGCGAGGACCGCCACGTGAAGGACGACCGCCCAGCACGATTCACCCATAAGGGACTGGCGACTCGCGCGCGAATCGTTGACGTAGCCGCGCGGCTCATGTTTGAGCGCGGCGTCGCCAACACCAGCATCGAGCAGGTACGGCACGCGGCAGGGGTCGGCGGCTCACAGATCGCGCACTACTTCCGGGACAAACGCGACCTGACGCGTGAGGTCGTCGCCACGCGCCGCGACGACGTGCGGAGCTTCCACACCCAGCCACCGCTGGGCGCCCTTGACAGCGTCGTCGCCCTGCAGGCATGGGCCGACGCCTGCGTCGCCGACATCGACGCCGTGTACCGGGTCGGCGGTTGCGTATACGGCTCGCTAGCGGGTGAGCTGATCGACGCCGACGACCAAATACACGACGATCTCTCCGGGGGATACGACCAGTGGATCGAGCTGTTCGAAACGGGCCTTAAGGCGATGCGCCGCCGCGGCGATCTGCGCCCCGACGCCGATCCGCGGCACCTGGCGGTGTCGCTGGTTGTCGCGCACCAGGGCGGCGCGATGCTGACGTACGTCACCGGGGATGCGGAACCGCTGCGGGCGGCCGTAAACGCCGCCGTGGACTACGTTCGCTCGTTCGCGACGCAGACGCGCAAGAGCCGAGCCACTTCAGCGCGGCGACTCCGCACAGCCGGACCCGAGTAA
- a CDS encoding zinc-binding dehydrogenase yields MSTTGAFELPTAPAVVREQRGGENMRAIILKGFGGLDSLVYADIPKPLPRDGEVVIEVKAFGINHAELHMRRGEWAEAAEVSGIECVGVVDSCPGREFPVGAKVAALMGGLGRTINGSYAQYTRVRAANVALIESDLPWPQLAALPETYAVAWTCLFRNLDLKAGQTLVLRGATSSLGQAALKLAVGAGARVIATARSRGRFPMLEELGASRVVLERRDLADHLPEAKQIDAVLDLVGNSTILDSLDMLRRGGTACLAGWLGGLDPVGDFNPLLRMASGVNWNFFGSFVFGTPGFPLSDVPLQDIARQVAEGMLEARPSRVFTFDEIREAHRVMEAGDAGGKMVVVMR; encoded by the coding sequence ATGTCCACCACCGGAGCATTTGAGCTACCCACCGCGCCCGCCGTAGTGCGCGAGCAGCGAGGCGGCGAAAACATGCGCGCAATCATCCTGAAGGGGTTCGGCGGCCTGGACAGCCTGGTCTACGCCGACATTCCCAAGCCGCTACCCAGGGACGGCGAAGTGGTGATCGAAGTCAAGGCCTTCGGCATCAATCACGCCGAGCTGCACATGCGTCGGGGCGAATGGGCCGAAGCCGCGGAGGTCAGCGGCATCGAATGCGTCGGCGTCGTCGACTCCTGTCCGGGCCGCGAGTTCCCCGTGGGGGCCAAGGTGGCGGCATTGATGGGCGGCCTGGGCCGAACCATCAATGGCAGCTACGCGCAGTACACACGTGTGCGTGCGGCGAACGTCGCCCTCATCGAATCCGATTTACCCTGGCCGCAGCTGGCCGCGCTGCCCGAAACCTACGCGGTCGCTTGGACATGCCTTTTCCGCAACCTCGACCTGAAGGCGGGACAGACGCTGGTCCTGCGCGGCGCGACCTCATCGCTCGGGCAGGCCGCACTCAAGCTGGCCGTCGGCGCCGGCGCGCGCGTCATTGCCACCGCGCGAAGCCGCGGCCGGTTTCCCATGCTGGAGGAGCTGGGCGCGTCGCGCGTCGTATTGGAAAGGCGCGACCTGGCCGACCATCTCCCCGAGGCCAAGCAGATCGATGCTGTCCTGGACTTGGTCGGCAACAGCACTATCCTGGACTCCCTCGACATGCTGCGCCGCGGCGGAACGGCTTGCCTGGCCGGATGGCTGGGCGGACTCGACCCCGTCGGGGATTTCAACCCGCTGTTGCGCATGGCGAGCGGCGTCAACTGGAACTTCTTCGGCAGCTTCGTCTTTGGGACCCCGGGCTTCCCGCTGTCGGACGTCCCCCTGCAAGATATCGCGCGGCAAGTCGCAGAGGGCATGCTGGAGGCCAGGCCGTCTCGCGTCTTCACTTTCGACGAGATTCGCGAGGCGCATCGCGTGATGGAAGCCGGAGATGCCGGCGGCAAGATGGTAGTGGTGATGAGGTGA
- a CDS encoding haloacid dehalogenase type II: MPAPSVLVFDVNETLVDIDSLAPLFAELFGDERVLREWFAQLVMYSMSATLAASYVDFSTLAQGVLRMVGGIHHVEVSDDDAGRLKSGLLTMPAHPDAWEGLAMLRDDGFRLVTLTNSPPNPDGPTALQSSGLAQFFEQQLSVDACRAFKPAPTVYRYVCDALEVAPADCMMVAAHAWDTLGAQNAGFSAALITRPGNPPLPVGGLPQPNIMARDVREFAEKLVHGRRHN; encoded by the coding sequence ATGCCCGCACCGTCCGTCCTGGTTTTCGACGTCAACGAGACCTTGGTCGACATTGATTCGCTCGCACCGCTTTTCGCTGAATTGTTCGGGGACGAGCGGGTCCTTCGCGAGTGGTTCGCCCAGCTCGTCATGTATTCGATGTCCGCGACCCTTGCGGCCAGCTACGTGGACTTCTCTACGCTCGCCCAGGGCGTGCTGCGCATGGTGGGCGGCATCCACCACGTCGAGGTCTCCGACGATGACGCTGGTCGCCTCAAGTCCGGCTTGCTCACCATGCCGGCGCACCCGGATGCGTGGGAGGGGCTCGCGATGTTGCGTGACGACGGTTTTCGGCTCGTCACCCTGACTAATTCGCCGCCCAACCCGGACGGGCCGACGGCGCTGCAAAGTTCGGGACTGGCCCAATTCTTCGAACAACAATTGAGCGTCGATGCCTGCCGCGCCTTCAAACCGGCGCCCACGGTGTACCGGTACGTGTGCGACGCGCTCGAGGTGGCACCGGCCGACTGCATGATGGTCGCCGCGCACGCGTGGGACACCCTCGGGGCCCAGAACGCCGGCTTCAGCGCCGCGCTCATCACGCGCCCCGGCAATCCACCGCTGCCCGTCGGCGGGCTGCCGCAGCCGAACATCATGGCGCGTGACGTGCGCGAGTTCGCGGAGAAACTGGTCCACGGCCGACGCCATAATTGA
- a CDS encoding cupin domain-containing protein: protein MATADGFHPDFNETTAELTHNRVHHIKASDISADTAQSEGLRRFAALNGTSVGAEKLWMGETHASPSAVSSNHHHGESETAIYVRSGHPEFVFHDGTQEMRISTSPGDYVFIPPYLPHREENPDPTTPAEVVIARSTQEAVVVNLPALYPLR, encoded by the coding sequence ATGGCCACCGCAGACGGATTCCATCCCGATTTCAACGAGACAACAGCGGAGCTCACCCACAACCGGGTGCACCACATCAAGGCGTCGGACATCAGCGCCGACACAGCGCAATCGGAGGGACTGCGTCGCTTCGCCGCACTCAACGGCACGTCGGTCGGCGCCGAGAAGCTCTGGATGGGCGAGACACACGCGTCACCCTCGGCCGTTTCGTCCAACCACCATCACGGCGAGTCGGAGACCGCCATCTACGTGCGCAGCGGCCATCCAGAATTCGTCTTTCACGACGGCACCCAAGAAATGCGCATCTCGACCTCACCCGGCGACTACGTCTTCATCCCGCCGTACCTGCCGCACCGCGAGGAAAACCCCGACCCGACCACGCCGGCGGAGGTGGTCATCGCGCGCAGCACCCAGGAGGCGGTCGTGGTGAACCTGCCGGCGTTGTATCCCCTTCGGTGA
- a CDS encoding GntR family transcriptional regulator → MTTRSLDLESADLRIRRGSVPASTQLAEALKAAIIKQRLPRGGRLPSERELIDRSGLSRVTVRAAVGLLERQGWLVRRQGLGTFVTNPVRQELGSGVRTITEVLANSGITPRVDVLSHRVQEPPQRIGETLGLSKALCIHRRFRDADVPLALMIAYLPPGLGKAVEPLLASVSETQPARAMESTYTMWERRLGIPVARASYEIHAAGASVEVAGALNLPLGSPVLVLERISYGKDDKPLEVVEFHYRPERYRFSVTLPRTMPGPGAGIVERRLND, encoded by the coding sequence ATGACCACTCGGTCGCTCGACCTGGAATCCGCCGATCTGCGGATTCGGCGCGGCAGCGTGCCGGCGAGCACCCAGCTCGCCGAAGCGCTCAAGGCCGCGATCATCAAGCAGCGCCTGCCCCGAGGCGGGCGGCTGCCCAGCGAGCGGGAGCTGATCGATCGATCCGGTTTGAGCCGGGTGACCGTGCGCGCGGCGGTCGGGCTGCTCGAGCGGCAGGGCTGGCTGGTTCGACGCCAGGGCCTGGGCACCTTCGTGACCAACCCGGTGAGACAAGAGTTGGGCTCCGGCGTCCGCACGATCACCGAGGTCCTGGCGAATTCCGGCATCACTCCGCGGGTCGACGTCCTCTCCCACCGCGTGCAGGAGCCGCCCCAACGAATCGGCGAAACGCTGGGGTTGTCCAAAGCACTTTGCATCCACCGCCGTTTCCGCGACGCCGACGTACCCCTGGCCCTGATGATCGCCTACCTACCGCCCGGACTGGGAAAGGCCGTCGAGCCGCTGCTGGCGAGCGTGTCGGAGACGCAGCCCGCGCGGGCGATGGAGAGCACCTACACGATGTGGGAGCGGCGACTGGGCATCCCGGTAGCCAGAGCCAGTTATGAGATACACGCGGCCGGGGCCTCCGTCGAGGTCGCCGGCGCGTTGAATCTGCCGTTGGGCTCTCCCGTGCTTGTGCTCGAACGCATCAGTTACGGCAAAGACGACAAGCCCCTCGAGGTCGTCGAGTTCCACTACCGCCCCGAGCGATACCGGTTTTCGGTGACGCTGCCGAGGACCATGCCCGGTCCCGGCGCCGGGATCGTCGAGCGGCGTCTGAACGACTGA
- a CDS encoding YbjN domain-containing protein, with product MTNQPMCANLVERYLRTRGRRYFRGHHDGEYFFVTSAHPRRLHVHLEISPAHGDVLIIRVTPGCFFPATDRPWLVHFSDTWNRQEREVTAIVHGSSDPHRIGVVARRSHWVRQNVSFEDFAAFVDRTIADATELFDDLSPAVELATAHPLLRDAG from the coding sequence ATGACGAACCAGCCCATGTGCGCGAACCTGGTCGAACGCTACCTGCGCACCCGCGGGCGACGCTATTTCCGCGGCCACCACGACGGCGAATACTTCTTCGTCACCAGCGCCCACCCCCGGCGCCTGCACGTCCATCTCGAGATCTCGCCCGCGCACGGCGATGTGCTGATCATCCGGGTGACCCCCGGCTGCTTCTTCCCCGCCACCGACCGCCCCTGGCTGGTGCACTTCTCGGACACGTGGAACCGCCAGGAGCGCGAGGTCACCGCGATCGTGCACGGGTCGTCCGACCCACACCGGATCGGCGTGGTGGCGCGCAGGTCGCACTGGGTTCGGCAGAACGTCTCCTTCGAGGATTTCGCCGCCTTCGTCGACCGCACCATCGCCGACGCGACCGAGCTCTTCGACGACTTGAGCCCGGCCGTCGAGCTGGCGACGGCGCATCCGTTGCTGCGCGACGCCGGCTGA
- the purQ gene encoding phosphoribosylformylglycinamidine synthase subunit PurQ, whose translation MTARIGIITFPGTLDDVDAARAVRRVGAEAVSLWHADADLRGVDAVVVPGGFSYGDYLRAGAIARFAPVMGEVVAAAQRGMPVLGICNGFQVLCEAGLLPGALTRNVGLHFVCRDVWLRVASISTAWTSRFEWGAELLVPLKSGEGRYVAPDDVLEELEGEGRVVFRYLDNPNGSLHDIAGVSSANGRVVGLMPHPEHAIEALTGPSDDGLGLFYSVLDATLSV comes from the coding sequence GTGACGGCACGAATCGGCATCATCACCTTTCCCGGGACCCTGGACGACGTCGACGCCGCCCGGGCCGTGCGGCGTGTCGGCGCCGAGGCGGTCAGCCTGTGGCATGCGGACGCCGACCTCAGGGGTGTCGACGCCGTGGTGGTGCCCGGCGGTTTCTCCTATGGCGACTACCTGCGGGCGGGGGCGATCGCCCGGTTCGCCCCGGTGATGGGCGAGGTGGTGGCGGCCGCGCAGCGTGGCATGCCGGTGTTGGGTATTTGCAACGGTTTTCAGGTGCTCTGCGAGGCGGGCCTGTTGCCCGGGGCGCTGACCCGCAATGTCGGATTGCACTTCGTCTGCCGCGACGTGTGGCTGCGGGTGGCGTCGATCTCGACGGCTTGGACGTCGCGTTTCGAGTGGGGCGCTGAGTTGCTGGTGCCGCTGAAATCGGGCGAGGGCCGCTACGTGGCCCCCGACGATGTGCTCGAGGAGCTGGAAGGGGAGGGCCGGGTGGTGTTCCGCTACCTCGACAACCCCAACGGCTCGCTGCATGACATCGCCGGCGTCAGCTCCGCCAACGGCCGCGTCGTCGGGCTGATGCCGCACCCCGAGCACGCCATCGAAGCGCTGACCGGCCCCTCCGACGACGGCTTGGGCCTGTTCTATTCGGTGTTGGACGCGACGCTGTCCGTCTAG
- the purS gene encoding phosphoribosylformylglycinamidine synthase subunit PurS produces the protein MGRVVVHVMPKAEILDPQGQAIVGALERLGHPGISDVRQGKRFELEVDDTVDDSVLAEIAESLLANTVIEDWTISRETR, from the coding sequence GTGGGCCGGGTAGTGGTTCATGTGATGCCCAAAGCGGAGATTCTCGACCCGCAGGGACAGGCGATTGTCGGCGCGCTGGAGCGACTCGGCCATCCGGGGATCTCAGATGTCAGACAGGGCAAGAGGTTCGAACTCGAGGTGGACGACACGGTTGACGATTCGGTGCTCGCCGAGATAGCCGAATCGCTGTTGGCGAACACCGTGATCGAGGACTGGACGATCAGCCGGGAGACCCGGTGA
- a CDS encoding ATPase, translating to MAKMRQLHVYDCALTGVMPMRVILATMVVVGGLAVAFVGVVPAHAEPQTCPPVCDQIPDSAWIQRRAVPLDSVYGWPPLSSLAAHVTGTSPGPRFRFEELCGIPPVPRDPRGSAVVARATVAHPDGQWQLQAQILHWRGDTASGGSIAASVFANAVAALRACQQRAPLQSPSITSDESNRMAAVISGPVVMHSYLVAHPASSTISELTLWSSGPPQVPWPAMADDPVLSAMTAPLCEAYIASCP from the coding sequence ATGGCCAAAATGCGTCAGTTGCATGTCTACGATTGTGCCCTGACGGGGGTGATGCCGATGCGGGTAATCCTGGCGACGATGGTGGTGGTCGGCGGCCTCGCGGTCGCTTTCGTCGGCGTAGTGCCCGCCCACGCCGAGCCGCAAACCTGCCCGCCCGTGTGCGATCAGATCCCCGACTCCGCGTGGATCCAGCGACGCGCCGTGCCGCTGGATTCGGTATACGGCTGGCCCCCGTTGTCGAGCCTGGCGGCGCATGTGACCGGCACGTCCCCCGGACCCCGATTCCGGTTCGAGGAGCTCTGCGGCATACCCCCGGTGCCGCGTGACCCGCGCGGGTCCGCGGTCGTGGCGCGCGCCACCGTGGCCCACCCGGACGGGCAGTGGCAGCTGCAGGCCCAGATCCTGCACTGGCGCGGCGATACGGCCAGCGGCGGTTCCATCGCGGCGTCGGTGTTCGCCAATGCCGTCGCTGCGCTGCGCGCCTGCCAGCAACGGGCGCCGCTGCAATCGCCGTCGATCACCAGCGACGAATCGAACCGGATGGCGGCGGTGATCAGCGGCCCGGTCGTCATGCACTCCTACCTGGTCGCGCACCCGGCGAGCAGCACGATCAGCGAGCTCACGCTATGGTCGTCGGGGCCGCCGCAGGTCCCCTGGCCGGCGATGGCGGACGACCCGGTGCTGAGCGCCATGACCGCGCCCCTCTGCGAGGCCTATATCGCCTCGTGCCCGTAA
- a CDS encoding MBL fold metallo-hydrolase, with protein MQLTHFGHSCLLAEFDHARVLFDPGTFAHGFEGITGLSAILITHQHPDHVDVTRLPALLEGNPGAALYADPQTTAQLGAPCQAVHVGDELRIGELTVRAVGGKHAVIHPEIPVIENISFLVGDGDHRARLMHPGDALFVPEEPVDVLATPAAAPWMKISEAVDYLRAVAPARAVPIHQGIIAPDARGIYYGRLTEMTTTDFQVLPEENAVTF; from the coding sequence ATGCAACTGACGCATTTTGGCCATTCCTGCCTACTTGCAGAGTTCGACCACGCGCGCGTGCTCTTCGATCCTGGAACCTTCGCGCACGGTTTCGAGGGCATCACGGGGTTGTCGGCCATCCTGATCACCCATCAGCACCCCGACCACGTCGACGTCACCCGGCTGCCGGCGCTGCTCGAGGGCAACCCCGGCGCCGCCCTGTATGCCGACCCGCAAACCACCGCGCAGCTGGGCGCGCCGTGCCAGGCGGTGCACGTCGGCGACGAGCTGCGGATCGGCGAGCTGACGGTTCGTGCCGTTGGCGGCAAACATGCCGTCATTCACCCGGAAATCCCTGTAATAGAAAACATCTCGTTTCTAGTGGGCGACGGCGATCATCGCGCGAGGCTGATGCATCCCGGTGATGCGCTGTTCGTGCCCGAGGAGCCGGTGGACGTTCTGGCGACGCCGGCGGCCGCCCCGTGGATGAAGATCTCAGAAGCCGTCGATTACCTGCGCGCGGTCGCGCCCGCGCGCGCCGTACCCATCCACCAAGGGATCATCGCCCCGGATGCGCGGGGCATCTACTACGGCCGGCTTACCGAGATGACCACTACCGACTTCCAGGTGCTCCCCGAGGAAAACGCGGTCACCTTCTAG
- a CDS encoding FAD-binding dehydrogenase — MSDSSAAGLGADAIVVGAGLAGLVAACELVDRGLRVLILDQESSANLGGQAFWSFGGLFFVDSPEQRRLGIRDSHELALQDWLGTAAFDRPEDYWPRQWAHAYVDFAAGEKRRWLRDRGLKIFPLVGWAERGGYNAQGHGNSVPRFHITWGTGPALVEIFARQLRDRSTVRFAHRHRVDELIVEGGAVTGVRGTVLEPSAVPRGMASSRTAVGQFEFRAPAVIVTSGGIGGNHELVRKNWPKRMGRIPEQLLSGVPAHVDGRMIGISQQAGARVINPDRMWHYTEGITNYDPIWPLHGIRIIPGPSSLWLDATGKRLPVPLYPGFDTLGTLEYITKSGYDYTWFVLNTKIIEKEFALSGQEQNPDLTGQSLRQLLRNRARSRPPGPVQAFVDRGVDFASANSLRELVTAMNQLPAVAPLDYATVEAEVTARDREVANKFSKDGQITAIRAARGYLGDRLGRVVAPHRLTDPKAGPMIAVKLHILTRKTLGGIETDLAARVLKADGTPLNGLYAAGEVAGFGGGGVHGYRALEGTFLGGCIFSGRAAGRGVADDIA; from the coding sequence ATGAGCGATTCTTCGGCCGCGGGGTTGGGCGCCGACGCCATCGTCGTCGGGGCGGGGCTCGCTGGCTTGGTGGCCGCCTGCGAGTTGGTCGACCGAGGCCTGCGCGTGCTGATCCTCGACCAGGAGAGCAGTGCCAACCTGGGCGGCCAGGCCTTTTGGTCGTTCGGCGGACTGTTCTTCGTCGACAGCCCCGAGCAGCGGCGGCTGGGGATCCGCGACAGCCACGAGCTTGCCCTGCAGGACTGGCTCGGTACCGCGGCGTTCGACCGACCCGAGGACTACTGGCCGCGCCAATGGGCGCACGCCTATGTCGATTTCGCGGCGGGGGAGAAGCGCCGTTGGCTGCGTGACCGGGGACTGAAAATCTTTCCGCTGGTGGGCTGGGCCGAACGCGGCGGTTACAACGCGCAGGGACACGGCAATTCGGTGCCCCGCTTCCATATCACCTGGGGCACCGGGCCCGCCTTGGTCGAGATCTTCGCCCGTCAGCTGCGGGACCGTTCGACGGTGCGCTTCGCGCACCGCCACCGGGTCGACGAGTTGATCGTCGAGGGTGGCGCGGTGACCGGCGTCCGGGGCACCGTGTTGGAGCCCTCGGCCGTGCCGAGGGGTATGGCGTCGTCACGAACGGCCGTGGGGCAGTTCGAGTTTCGCGCGCCCGCGGTAATCGTCACCAGCGGCGGCATCGGCGGCAACCACGAGCTGGTGCGCAAGAATTGGCCGAAGCGCATGGGCCGCATACCCGAACAGTTACTCAGCGGGGTGCCCGCTCACGTCGACGGCAGGATGATCGGCATCTCCCAGCAGGCCGGTGCGCGGGTCATCAACCCGGACCGGATGTGGCATTACACCGAGGGCATCACCAACTACGACCCGATCTGGCCGCTGCACGGGATCCGCATCATTCCGGGACCGTCGTCGCTGTGGCTCGACGCGACCGGCAAGCGGTTGCCGGTGCCGCTCTATCCGGGTTTCGACACGCTCGGCACGCTGGAATACATCACAAAATCCGGCTATGACTACACGTGGTTTGTGTTGAACACCAAGATTATTGAGAAGGAATTCGCGCTCTCCGGACAGGAGCAGAATCCCGATCTGACCGGGCAGAGCCTGCGCCAGCTGCTGCGTAACCGGGCCCGCTCCAGGCCGCCCGGGCCCGTGCAGGCGTTCGTCGACCGGGGCGTCGACTTCGCCAGCGCAAACTCCTTGCGGGAGTTGGTGACCGCGATGAACCAGCTGCCCGCCGTGGCGCCACTGGATTACGCAACCGTGGAGGCTGAAGTGACGGCCCGCGACCGGGAGGTGGCCAACAAGTTCAGCAAGGACGGCCAGATCACCGCGATCCGCGCCGCCCGCGGCTATCTGGGCGACCGGCTGGGCCGGGTGGTCGCGCCGCACCGGCTGACCGATCCGAAGGCGGGGCCGATGATCGCGGTGAAGTTGCACATCCTGACTCGAAAGACATTGGGCGGCATAGAGACCGACCTGGCCGCCCGCGTATTGAAGGCCGATGGCACGCCCCTCAACGGGCTGTACGCCGCCGGTGAGGTGGCCGGTTTCGGCGGTGGCGGCGTGCACGGCTACCGCGCCCTGGAGGGCACCTTCCTGGGTGGTTGCATCTTCTCCGGGCGGGCCGCCGGCCGCGGCGTCGCCGACGACATCGCCTAG
- a CDS encoding DUF2334 domain-containing protein, translating to MAGKLIVSVSGIGERTLPDVEAFCAQMDARNVPVSLLVAPRLSGDYRLDQDPRTVEWLTDRRSGGDAIVLHGYDDAATKKRRGEFAILRAHEANLRLMAADRVLEHLGLRTRLFAAPGWVVSPGVVKALPNNGFRMLADLHGITDLVRHTTVRSRVLGIGEGFLSEPWWCRMVVLSAERIARRGGVVRVAVAARHLRKPGPLQAMVDAVDLSLMHGCTPTVYRWQRDKAILDAA from the coding sequence CGCACCCTGCCTGACGTCGAGGCGTTCTGCGCGCAAATGGATGCCCGAAACGTGCCGGTGTCGCTGTTGGTGGCTCCGCGGCTGTCCGGTGACTACCGCCTGGACCAGGATCCGCGCACCGTCGAATGGCTGACCGACCGACGGTCCGGCGGTGACGCCATCGTGCTGCACGGTTATGACGACGCGGCCACCAAGAAGCGCCGCGGTGAATTCGCCATCCTTCGGGCGCACGAGGCCAATTTGCGGCTGATGGCTGCCGACCGGGTGCTCGAGCACCTCGGGCTGCGCACGCGGCTGTTCGCGGCACCCGGCTGGGTCGTGTCCCCGGGGGTCGTCAAGGCGTTGCCGAACAACGGTTTTCGGATGCTCGCCGACCTGCACGGGATAACCGACCTGGTTCGGCACACCACCGTGCGCTCCCGCGTATTGGGCATCGGAGAAGGCTTTCTCAGCGAACCGTGGTGGTGCCGGATGGTGGTGCTGTCGGCCGAGCGGATCGCCCGCCGCGGCGGCGTGGTGCGGGTCGCGGTGGCCGCTCGCCACCTACGCAAACCGGGTCCGCTGCAGGCCATGGTGGACGCCGTCGATCTGTCCCTGATGCACGGCTGCACACCGACGGTGTACCGCTGGCAGCGTGACAAGGCGATACTCGACGCGGCCTGA